A genomic window from Candidatus Omnitrophota bacterium includes:
- a CDS encoding type II and III secretion system protein: MELWRIARLLFFILLCRPAFAEGLPPNISIEVEFKEFSRKDAGVKGLGETYSVNTSNYTKQHIVVTDGLSASIRVGKDVPFVDYYVDYLFDNGYIETREVVWKEVGTSLRVTPKIRGGVIEIELTPEISAVIDRKKKIIDVKTLSTTVMAADGQPVSIGGLIQDKDFSGMFFRSGKSSSLDIILTPRIIKK, translated from the coding sequence ATGGAACTCTGGAGAATTGCGCGCCTGTTATTTTTTATTTTACTATGCCGCCCGGCATTTGCTGAAGGCCTTCCACCTAACATATCCATAGAAGTGGAGTTTAAAGAATTTAGCAGAAAAGACGCCGGCGTCAAAGGACTGGGCGAGACTTACAGTGTTAATACATCGAACTATACAAAACAGCATATAGTCGTGACCGATGGGCTTTCGGCTTCCATCAGGGTGGGAAAGGATGTGCCGTTTGTTGATTATTATGTAGATTATCTCTTTGATAATGGGTATATTGAGACAAGAGAAGTCGTATGGAAAGAAGTCGGCACATCGCTCAGAGTGACTCCTAAAATAAGAGGCGGCGTCATAGAAATAGAACTTACGCCAGAAATAAGCGCTGTCATAGACAGGAAGAAAAAAATCATCGATGTTAAAACGCTTTCCACTACCGTAATGGCTGCCGACGGCCAGCCGGTTTCCATAGGCGGACTTATTCAGGATAAAGATTTTTCCGGGATGTTTTTCAGATCTGGCAAGTCGTCCAGCCTTGATATTATCCTGACGCCGAGAATAATCAAGAAATAA